From one Thermodesulfobacteriota bacterium genomic stretch:
- a CDS encoding PaaI family thioesterase, whose amino-acid sequence MDNHIKTGIKQLHNRDDHMCFGCGPANPSGLRMKFFSDDKSVFSWVKVPDHLVGWDNLVHGGILSTMLDEIMSWSAIYLLKKMILTKSMTIDFIKPVYHGMELKIAGNVFEKKSERQAVMQGRIYNEEGVLCTESKGIYVLFEPKVAKKLNMLSEKALKDFEPILKATHMTGSEKLS is encoded by the coding sequence GTGGACAATCATATCAAAACTGGAATCAAACAGCTTCATAATCGCGATGATCATATGTGTTTCGGGTGCGGTCCGGCAAATCCCAGCGGGCTGAGGATGAAATTCTTTTCTGATGACAAGTCCGTGTTTTCATGGGTGAAGGTGCCTGATCATCTGGTCGGCTGGGACAACCTGGTTCATGGCGGCATATTATCCACCATGCTGGATGAAATTATGAGCTGGTCAGCCATCTATCTGTTAAAAAAAATGATTCTAACCAAATCCATGACGATAGATTTTATCAAACCCGTATACCATGGAATGGAGCTTAAAATCGCGGGGAATGTTTTTGAAAAGAAGAGCGAAAGGCAAGCCGTGATGCAGGGCAGGATATACAACGAAGAAGGTGTTCTTTGCACCGAATCAAAGGGTATCTATGTCCTTTTCGAACCAAAAGTGGCAAAAAAACTGAACATGCTGAGTGAAAAAGCATTAAAAGATTTCGAACCGATACTAAAAGCCACACACATGACTGGATCGGAAAAACTGTCTTAA
- the yhbY gene encoding ribosome assembly RNA-binding protein YhbY — MKKLNGQQKKYLRGLAHNLKPVVLIGQSGLPGPVIKAIDEALVAHELIKIKCNAHKEKESKKDMAMTIENSTHSQLVGIVGHTIIFFRQNIDPEKQKIHFPQRSDND, encoded by the coding sequence ATGAAAAAACTAAACGGGCAGCAAAAAAAATATTTAAGGGGGCTTGCACACAACCTAAAACCGGTGGTCTTGATCGGGCAGAGCGGTTTACCCGGCCCTGTGATAAAGGCCATCGATGAGGCACTGGTTGCTCATGAACTGATTAAAATTAAGTGTAATGCACATAAGGAAAAAGAAAGTAAAAAAGATATGGCGATGACCATTGAAAACAGTACACATTCCCAACTGGTAGGGATTGTGGGTCATACCATCATTTTTTTCAGACAGAACATTGATCCGGAAAAACAGAAAATTCATTTTCCCCAACGGTCTGACAATGATTAG
- a CDS encoding lysophospholipid acyltransferase family protein, whose translation MVIFCIIVFGMILFSTKTIYPAIRIMARMQLLIMGVNLRTLGVENVDPNHSYIFMGNHESLFDIFTLPAAFPKYWVGVEAASHFSLPLFGYLTRKWGNIPIQRKNITEAVKALEKAKQVIKSGTSIIILPEGHRTLTGKIGSFKKGPFHLAREAKADILPFAFNGLYEFNNKNSWHLHPQTVSVIFGKPIPYASFKDLAIDTLKEQVRNKMIKLKTLYR comes from the coding sequence ATGGTAATATTTTGCATCATTGTTTTCGGTATGATCCTGTTCTCTACCAAAACAATCTATCCGGCTATTCGTATCATGGCGAGAATGCAACTGCTGATCATGGGTGTGAATTTGAGAACCCTTGGGGTTGAAAATGTTGACCCAAACCATTCATACATATTCATGGGAAATCATGAAAGTCTTTTTGATATTTTTACATTACCCGCAGCTTTTCCGAAGTACTGGGTGGGTGTGGAGGCAGCATCCCATTTTTCTTTACCTTTGTTTGGATATTTAACACGGAAATGGGGTAACATTCCCATACAGCGGAAAAATATCACCGAGGCAGTCAAAGCTCTGGAAAAAGCAAAACAGGTGATTAAATCCGGTACATCCATTATAATTCTTCCGGAAGGTCACCGCACGCTGACAGGAAAAATCGGATCGTTTAAAAAAGGCCCGTTTCACCTTGCCAGAGAAGCCAAGGCGGATATTCTTCCCTTCGCGTTTAACGGGTTGTATGAATTTAACAATAAGAACAGCTGGCACTTGCATCCGCAAACCGTTTCAGTCATTTTCGGCAAACCGATTCCTTACGCGTCATTTAAGGACCTTGCAATCGATACTCTGAAGGAACAGGTGCGGAATAAAATGATAAAATTAAAAACGTTGTATCGGTGA
- a CDS encoding diacylglycerol kinase family lipid kinase: MKIALVLNPRIGAKKAKNLMKLAEKRLKEANIRFNVFVTQYHGHAAEIMKHISLAEYDGIVSVGGDGTNYHLLNGLLKYHHDTELPSLGIIPAGRGNSFARDLEIFTEEDGFAALCRGTTMAVDVCRFTQGEDVYFFVNLMGLGFVTDVAQTAARFGWTGDLSYIIGVLYRTMNLKFHSLEMEIDGQNISAKNCFVEICNSRFTGGKMLMAPGAKIDDGLFDVVVLSPLSRTNLISTFPKIFKGTHGENPAVLFYQAKTVSIRTTPGKTLLPDGEIFGATPTQVTILSGRVRYFS, translated from the coding sequence ATGAAAATTGCATTGGTCCTCAATCCGCGGATAGGCGCGAAAAAAGCCAAAAATTTGATGAAGTTAGCTGAAAAACGGCTGAAAGAAGCCAATATTCGGTTTAATGTGTTTGTCACCCAGTACCACGGTCATGCCGCTGAAATAATGAAACACATATCTTTAGCGGAATATGACGGAATTGTTAGTGTGGGCGGGGACGGAACGAACTACCATTTATTGAACGGGTTGCTTAAATACCACCATGACACTGAGTTGCCGTCGCTGGGAATCATCCCGGCCGGACGCGGAAACTCATTTGCCAGGGATCTTGAGATTTTTACCGAAGAAGACGGATTTGCGGCTCTTTGCCGTGGGACCACAATGGCGGTCGATGTGTGCCGCTTTACCCAGGGTGAAGATGTGTATTTTTTTGTTAATTTGATGGGGTTGGGATTTGTTACCGACGTGGCCCAAACAGCCGCACGGTTTGGATGGACAGGCGATCTGAGTTATATCATCGGCGTACTGTACCGCACCATGAACTTGAAATTCCACTCCCTGGAAATGGAAATAGATGGCCAAAACATTTCAGCAAAAAACTGTTTTGTGGAAATCTGCAATTCAAGATTTACCGGTGGCAAAATGCTGATGGCACCCGGGGCAAAAATCGATGACGGTCTTTTCGACGTGGTGGTATTGTCACCCCTAAGCAGAACCAACCTGATATCCACATTTCCCAAGATATTTAAGGGAACCCATGGCGAGAATCCTGCCGTATTATTTTACCAGGCAAAAACCGTATCTATTCGCACCACACCAGGAAAAACACTGCTCCCGGACGGAGAAATTTTCGGGGCCACACCGACACAGGTCACCATTTTATCGGGGCGTGTGAGGTACTTCTCGTGA
- a CDS encoding GIY-YIG nuclease family protein produces MAYYVYILKSFKDGTYYVGSTQDLQSRIERHNQGRTKYTKPKRPWKLVYHEEHPDRSSAMKRENAIKRRKNKDYIKTLIKDCTG; encoded by the coding sequence ATGGCTTATTATGTTTACATACTGAAAAGCTTTAAGGATGGAACCTACTATGTCGGTTCAACACAGGATTTGCAATCCCGGATTGAACGTCACAACCAGGGCCGTACAAAATATACTAAACCAAAGCGCCCCTGGAAGTTGGTTTACCATGAAGAACATCCGGACAGATCCAGTGCAATGAAAAGAGAAAATGCAATTAAACGTAGAAAGAATAAAGATTATATAAAAACCTTGATTAAGGATTGCACTGGTTAG